One part of the Streptomyces lienomycini genome encodes these proteins:
- a CDS encoding IclR family transcriptional regulator, with protein MVKAVNTRSVDQELVKGPVDKAMEVLDALVRPGGPHRLGEIARRTGLTKPTVHRHLRTMAEYGFAEPAEGGSYRPGPRLLGLAAAALSDSRVLELGRPVLADLRRRTGHVAFYAVRHASEAVYLEQSEPAREYRMSTRPGHRSPLYACGVGLAMLSALPPEEAAAALGAPDPAGPDPDALDLEARTPHTLTDPAALRAVLARAALCGYAVDDEYDEPDVRSVAAPVLDAEGRAVGALGISGLTFTLDSESVEVFGPMVRAAARTVSAALGARTPALGVVDAGGERA; from the coding sequence ATGGTGAAAGCGGTCAACACCCGGTCGGTCGACCAGGAACTCGTGAAGGGCCCCGTCGACAAGGCGATGGAGGTGCTCGATGCGCTCGTCCGGCCCGGCGGCCCCCACCGGTTGGGGGAGATCGCCCGCCGCACGGGGCTGACCAAGCCCACCGTCCACCGGCACCTGCGGACCATGGCGGAGTACGGCTTCGCGGAACCCGCGGAGGGCGGCAGTTACCGTCCGGGACCCCGGCTGCTGGGTCTGGCGGCGGCGGCCCTGAGCGACAGCCGCGTCCTGGAACTCGGCAGGCCCGTCCTGGCCGACCTGCGCCGGCGCACCGGCCATGTCGCGTTCTACGCGGTGCGGCACGCGTCCGAGGCGGTGTACCTGGAGCAGTCGGAACCGGCCCGCGAGTACCGGATGAGTACGCGGCCCGGCCACCGGTCGCCGCTGTACGCCTGCGGCGTGGGGCTCGCCATGCTCTCCGCACTGCCGCCCGAGGAGGCCGCGGCCGCCCTGGGAGCGCCGGATCCGGCCGGACCCGACCCGGACGCGCTGGACCTGGAGGCCCGCACCCCGCACACACTCACCGACCCGGCGGCGCTGCGGGCGGTGCTCGCACGGGCGGCGCTGTGCGGTTACGCCGTGGACGACGAGTACGACGAGCCGGACGTGCGGTCGGTGGCAGCCCCCGTCCTGGACGCGGAGGGCAGGGCCGTGGGTGCGCTCGGCATCTCCGGACTGACCTTCACCCTCGACTCCGAGAGCGTGGAGGTGTTCGGGCCGATGGTGCGGGCCGCCGCGCGCACGGTGTCCGCCGCGCTCGGCGCGCGCACTCCCGCCCTCGGCGTGGTGGACGCGGGCGGTGAGCGGGCGTGA
- a CDS encoding formylglycine-generating enzyme family protein, whose protein sequence is MTSAHRPCCAPAASPAAVVGTFPPAPGPAARPRSTRGQVRLPGGGFAMGDAFGEGYPADGETPVHAVRLKPFHIDETAVTNARFAAFVKETGHVTDAERHGSSAVFHLVVAAPEADVLGNAAGAPWWINVRGAHWRRPEGARSDITGRRNHPVVHVSWSDAAAYARWAGKRLPTEAEWEYAARGGLAGRRYAWGDELTPGGRWRCNIWQGRFPHVNTAEDGHVTTAPVKSYRPNGHGLWNTAGNVWEWCSDWFSPSYYADSPTADPHGPGTGTTRVLRGGSYLCHDSYCNRYRVAARSSNTPDSSSGNLGFRCANDADADDAAGEAS, encoded by the coding sequence ATGACCAGCGCCCACCGCCCGTGCTGTGCCCCCGCCGCGTCCCCGGCCGCCGTGGTCGGCACGTTCCCCCCGGCACCGGGACCCGCCGCCCGCCCGCGCTCGACCCGCGGCCAGGTGCGCCTGCCGGGCGGTGGGTTCGCGATGGGGGACGCCTTCGGGGAGGGGTATCCGGCCGACGGCGAGACGCCCGTCCACGCGGTGCGTCTCAAGCCCTTCCACATCGACGAGACCGCCGTCACCAACGCCCGGTTCGCCGCCTTCGTCAAGGAGACCGGCCACGTGACCGACGCCGAACGCCACGGCTCCTCGGCGGTGTTCCACCTGGTGGTCGCCGCCCCGGAGGCCGACGTCCTCGGCAACGCCGCCGGCGCCCCCTGGTGGATCAACGTGCGGGGCGCCCACTGGCGCCGCCCCGAGGGTGCCCGCTCCGACATCACCGGACGGCGGAACCATCCCGTCGTCCACGTCTCCTGGAGCGACGCCGCCGCCTACGCCCGGTGGGCCGGCAAGCGCCTGCCCACCGAGGCCGAGTGGGAGTACGCGGCACGCGGGGGACTGGCCGGCCGCCGCTACGCCTGGGGCGACGAGCTGACCCCCGGCGGCCGGTGGCGCTGCAACATCTGGCAGGGCCGCTTCCCGCACGTCAACACGGCCGAGGACGGTCATGTGACGACCGCACCGGTCAAGTCCTACCGGCCCAACGGCCACGGCCTGTGGAACACCGCGGGCAACGTGTGGGAGTGGTGCTCCGACTGGTTCTCGCCGTCCTACTACGCCGATTCGCCGACCGCGGACCCGCACGGTCCCGGCACCGGGACGACACGGGTCCTGCGCGGCGGCTCCTACCTGTGCCACGACTCCTACTGCAACCGCTACCGGGTCGCCGCACGCTCGTCCAACACACCGGACTCCTCGTCCGGCAACCTCGGCTTCCGCTGCGCCAACGACGCCGACGCCGACGATGCCGCCGGCGAGGCGTCCTAG
- a CDS encoding serine hydrolase domain-containing protein, translating into MSVLAELLAEGREQRVYSGAAWSVGDARGPRDRGWTGTRGWDGPPLDGDDLWDLASVTKPIAGLAVMALVERGTLGLDDTVGTHLPGYRGGDKEALTVRQLLTHTSGIPGQVPLYRDHPTRASLLEAVRLLPLTARPGTRVQYSSQGFIVLGLIAEAAAGAPLDALVERLVCGPLGMRDTVFRPDAGRRARAVATEDCPWRGRPVVGEVHDENAVVLGGVGGHAGLFSTLADMERLGAALAAGGRGLLRPGTYALMTAAHTDDLALRRALAWQGRDPVGSPAGEVFGPDSYGHTGFTGTSLWVDPATERYAVLLTNRVHPTRTGDGIVAVRRAFHDAAALLPPVASGRGHGVE; encoded by the coding sequence GTGAGCGTACTGGCCGAACTGCTCGCCGAGGGACGCGAACAGCGGGTCTACTCGGGCGCCGCCTGGTCCGTCGGAGACGCGCGGGGCCCCCGGGACCGGGGCTGGACCGGCACCCGCGGCTGGGACGGGCCGCCCCTGGACGGCGACGACCTGTGGGACCTGGCGTCGGTGACCAAGCCGATCGCCGGACTCGCGGTCATGGCACTCGTCGAGCGGGGCACGCTCGGCCTCGACGACACCGTGGGCACCCACCTGCCGGGCTACCGGGGCGGCGACAAGGAGGCACTGACGGTACGTCAACTCCTCACGCACACCTCGGGAATCCCGGGGCAGGTGCCTCTCTACCGCGATCACCCGACCCGTGCCTCACTGCTGGAGGCGGTGCGTCTGCTGCCGCTGACCGCGCGGCCCGGTACCCGCGTCCAGTACTCCTCGCAGGGGTTCATCGTCCTCGGGCTGATCGCCGAGGCGGCGGCCGGGGCGCCGCTGGACGCGCTCGTGGAGCGACTGGTGTGCGGGCCGCTCGGCATGCGCGACACCGTCTTCCGGCCGGACGCCGGACGCCGGGCGCGAGCCGTGGCCACCGAGGACTGCCCCTGGCGCGGCCGCCCGGTCGTGGGCGAGGTCCACGACGAGAACGCGGTGGTGCTCGGCGGGGTCGGCGGCCATGCCGGCCTGTTCTCCACGCTGGCGGACATGGAACGGCTCGGCGCCGCACTCGCCGCGGGCGGCCGGGGCCTGCTGCGCCCCGGCACCTACGCGCTGATGACAGCCGCCCACACGGACGACCTGGCGCTGCGGCGGGCCCTGGCCTGGCAGGGCCGCGACCCGGTCGGCTCCCCCGCCGGAGAGGTGTTCGGCCCGGATTCCTACGGCCACACGGGCTTCACCGGCACCAGCCTCTGGGTGGACCCGGCCACGGAGCGCTATGCCGTGCTGCTCACCAACCGGGTGCACCCGACGAGAACGGGCGACGGGATCGTCGCCGTACGCCGCGCGTTCCACGACGCCGCCGCTCTGCTGCCCCCGGTGGCTTCCGGCCGCGGCCACGGTGTGGAATGA
- a CDS encoding nuclear transport factor 2 family protein, with protein sequence MSVTPTTPAGDPVAEATRSVVGDFLAARLAGDTDRLVELFADEVDWLLADNPVVPWIRPRSTGAEAAAQFSELSEHVVPEDARASIDTFLVDGTDAVLFGQLAGTVRATGKSFEGPFALRLTVEDGRITRHHLYENSVSIAEACVPGT encoded by the coding sequence ATGTCCGTCACCCCCACCACCCCCGCGGGAGACCCGGTCGCCGAGGCCACCCGCTCCGTCGTCGGCGACTTCCTCGCCGCCCGCCTGGCCGGAGACACCGACCGGCTGGTGGAGCTCTTCGCCGACGAGGTCGACTGGCTGCTCGCGGACAACCCCGTCGTCCCGTGGATCCGGCCCCGCTCGACGGGAGCCGAAGCCGCCGCCCAGTTCTCGGAGTTGTCGGAGCACGTCGTGCCCGAGGACGCGCGAGCCTCGATCGACACCTTCCTCGTCGACGGCACGGACGCCGTCCTGTTCGGGCAGCTGGCGGGCACCGTACGCGCGACGGGCAAGTCCTTCGAGGGGCCGTTCGCCCTGCGCCTGACCGTCGAGGACGGCCGGATCACCCGGCACCACCTCTACGAGAACAGCGTGTCCATCGCCGAAGCCTGCGTCCCCGGCACGTGA
- a CDS encoding class I SAM-dependent methyltransferase — protein MEVDWEWDETLFSGAAAFYRRGRLPYAPRLADVLAEALHLDGRGRLIDLGCGPGTVALELVGLFDEVVGVDPDAGMLTEAARGAAELDVTGKVRWVRARAEELPCGLGGFTVATLAQSFHWMDRERVAAAVREMLRPGGALVHISDLKGERRTVDGLPYPAVPQAAIEELVRRWLGPVRRAGRGVLPHGTPSGEDAVLAAAGFAGPHRHVVPGGQALVRTCDDVVAGVFSMSFSAPHLFGAGLAGFEAELRRLLAEVSPSGRFSERRPGTEVFVWPRGTD, from the coding sequence ATGGAGGTCGACTGGGAGTGGGACGAGACGCTGTTCTCCGGTGCCGCCGCCTTCTACCGGCGCGGGAGACTCCCGTACGCCCCCCGCCTGGCCGACGTACTCGCCGAGGCGCTGCACCTCGACGGACGGGGCCGCCTGATCGACCTGGGGTGCGGGCCGGGCACGGTCGCCCTGGAGCTGGTCGGTCTCTTCGACGAGGTCGTCGGTGTCGACCCGGACGCGGGGATGCTCACCGAGGCGGCGCGCGGGGCCGCCGAGCTCGACGTGACGGGGAAGGTGCGGTGGGTGCGGGCGCGGGCCGAGGAACTCCCCTGCGGGCTCGGCGGGTTCACCGTGGCCACCCTCGCGCAGTCCTTCCACTGGATGGACCGTGAACGGGTGGCGGCGGCCGTCCGGGAGATGCTCCGGCCGGGCGGCGCCCTGGTGCACATCTCGGACCTCAAGGGCGAGCGGCGGACCGTCGACGGGCTGCCGTATCCGGCGGTCCCGCAGGCGGCGATCGAGGAGCTGGTCCGGCGGTGGCTGGGTCCGGTCCGCCGGGCCGGCCGGGGAGTGCTGCCGCACGGGACGCCCTCGGGCGAGGACGCCGTACTGGCCGCGGCGGGGTTCGCCGGCCCGCACCGCCATGTCGTGCCCGGCGGGCAGGCGCTGGTCCGTACGTGCGACGACGTCGTCGCGGGCGTGTTCTCGATGTCGTTCTCGGCCCCGCACCTGTTCGGCGCCGGGCTCGCCGGCTTCGAGGCGGAGCTGCGCCGGCTGCTGGCGGAGGTCTCGCCGTCGGGCCGTTTCTCCGAGCGCCGTCCCGGGACCGAGGTGTTCGTCTGGCCGCGCGGGACGGACTGA
- a CDS encoding glycoside hydrolase family 64 protein, with amino-acid sequence MLSRLRLRLLAVAAAAGLTGALLTFGAAPPADAAVPATIPLKITNNSARGDAVHIYNLGTSLTTGQQGWADANGTFHAWPAGGNPPTPAPDASIPGPAAGQTKTIRIPKLSGRIYFSYGQKLDFRLTTGGLVQPAVQNPSDPNRNILFNWSEYTLNNDGLWLNSTQVDMFSAPYTVGVQRADGGVTSAGQLKAGGYRGVFDALRAQPGWSGLIQTRPDGTVLRALAPLYGVETGALPASVMDDYINRVWQKYTTTTLTVTPFGDRPDTKYFGRVSGNVMNFTNGSGAVVTSFQKPDASSVFGCHRLLDAPNDQVRGPISRTLCAGFNRSTLLSNPDQPDSSAANFYRDSVTNHYARVIHDRMADGKAYAFAFDDVGNHESLVHDGNPAEARLTLAPLD; translated from the coding sequence GTGCTCTCCCGACTCAGACTCCGTCTGCTCGCCGTGGCCGCGGCCGCAGGCCTGACCGGTGCCCTGCTCACGTTCGGCGCCGCACCGCCCGCGGACGCCGCGGTGCCCGCCACCATCCCCCTGAAGATCACCAACAACTCCGCCCGCGGTGACGCCGTCCACATCTACAACCTGGGCACCTCGCTGACGACGGGTCAGCAGGGCTGGGCGGACGCGAACGGCACCTTCCACGCCTGGCCCGCCGGCGGCAATCCCCCCACCCCGGCACCGGACGCGTCCATTCCCGGACCGGCCGCCGGACAGACCAAGACCATCCGGATCCCGAAGCTGTCGGGACGCATCTACTTCTCCTACGGCCAGAAGCTGGACTTCCGGCTCACCACGGGCGGCCTGGTCCAGCCCGCCGTCCAGAACCCGAGCGACCCCAACCGCAACATCCTCTTCAACTGGTCCGAGTACACCCTCAACAACGACGGACTGTGGCTGAACAGCACCCAGGTCGACATGTTCTCGGCGCCCTACACGGTCGGCGTGCAGCGCGCCGACGGCGGTGTGACCAGCGCCGGACAGCTCAAGGCCGGTGGCTACAGAGGGGTGTTCGACGCCCTGCGGGCGCAGCCGGGCTGGAGCGGGCTGATCCAGACCCGGCCCGACGGCACCGTCCTGCGGGCGCTGGCTCCGCTGTACGGGGTGGAGACCGGGGCGCTGCCCGCGTCGGTGATGGACGACTACATCAACCGGGTCTGGCAGAAGTACACGACGACCACGCTCACCGTCACGCCCTTCGGGGACCGGCCGGACACGAAGTACTTCGGGCGTGTCTCGGGCAACGTCATGAACTTCACCAACGGCTCCGGCGCGGTCGTCACCAGCTTCCAGAAACCGGACGCCTCCAGCGTCTTCGGGTGCCACCGGCTGCTCGACGCGCCCAACGACCAGGTGCGCGGGCCGATCTCCCGCACGCTGTGCGCCGGGTTCAACCGGTCGACGCTGCTGAGCAACCCCGACCAGCCCGACTCCTCGGCGGCGAACTTCTACCGGGACTCCGTGACCAACCACTACGCCCGGGTCATCCACGACCGCATGGCCGACGGGAAGGCGTACGCGTTCGCCTTCGACGACGTCGGCAACCACGAGTCGCTGGTGCACGACGGCAACCCGGCCGAGGCCCGTCTCACTCTCGCCCCGCTCGACTGA
- a CDS encoding ABC transporter substrate-binding protein yields the protein MERILQGRTVDRSRPSRRHVLRTGGLLLGALGAPALLSACGTTAAADRAGNVLRVSQPGDPKTLDPQKQGDMVSMNVLINMFDTLTTRGRDNRLHPRLALAWKATDAHTWRFTLRPGVTFHNGEVCDARAVAFSIERLLDPATKSPIVELRFVKGVTVVDRLTVDVHTTVHDPILPAKLSLFGGVVVPPRHLAEAGDGAFAEHPVGTGPFTFESWRRDHELRMRAYPDHWNGRPAVDGLVFSPAPNASSSLAALQSGGVDLVAGLTPDAAQQLDGYGGITIDGHTGIRTAYLSLNTLERGPLQDRRVRQALNHAIDVPLLIKAVLGGKATETPALVPRGSFGFDPTVKPFSRSVDTARELLAQAGHPHGFSTTLTASNVDANVAEALSGLLARAGVDARVNLIDPGTYSARLTSDNRGALGPIYLAASTVWTMDGASIVQSNVRSDRRQSRWHSAEADRLIDTEELSEDPAEREAAFSDLQRLMRREAPFVFLYQIDNIFARNERPHWTPGSAGVLAMESAEVSR from the coding sequence ATGGAACGAATTCTTCAGGGGCGCACCGTGGACCGCAGCCGTCCCAGCCGACGCCACGTCCTGCGGACCGGTGGTCTGCTGCTCGGAGCCCTCGGCGCTCCCGCGCTCCTGAGCGCATGCGGCACGACGGCCGCCGCGGACCGGGCAGGCAACGTCCTGCGGGTCTCCCAGCCGGGCGACCCGAAGACACTGGACCCGCAGAAGCAGGGCGACATGGTGTCGATGAACGTCCTGATCAACATGTTCGACACCCTCACCACCCGCGGCCGGGACAACCGGCTGCACCCCCGGCTCGCCCTGGCCTGGAAGGCCACCGACGCGCACACCTGGCGCTTCACCCTCCGGCCCGGGGTGACCTTCCACAACGGCGAGGTGTGCGACGCGCGGGCCGTCGCCTTCAGCATCGAGCGGCTGCTCGACCCCGCGACCAAGTCACCGATCGTCGAGCTGCGCTTCGTCAAGGGCGTCACCGTCGTCGACCGGCTCACCGTCGACGTTCACACCACCGTGCACGACCCCATCCTGCCCGCCAAGCTCTCCCTGTTCGGCGGCGTGGTGGTACCGCCCCGCCACCTCGCCGAGGCGGGCGACGGGGCGTTCGCCGAACACCCCGTCGGCACCGGCCCCTTCACCTTCGAGAGCTGGCGGCGCGACCACGAACTGCGGATGCGCGCCTACCCCGACCACTGGAACGGACGCCCCGCCGTCGACGGCCTCGTCTTCAGCCCCGCCCCCAACGCCTCCTCCTCCCTGGCCGCCCTGCAGAGCGGCGGTGTCGACCTCGTCGCCGGACTCACCCCCGACGCCGCCCAGCAACTCGACGGCTACGGCGGCATCACCATCGACGGCCACACCGGAATCCGCACCGCCTACCTGTCCCTCAACACCCTCGAACGCGGCCCGCTCCAGGACCGCCGGGTACGCCAGGCGCTCAACCACGCGATCGACGTCCCGCTCCTCATCAAGGCCGTGCTCGGCGGCAAGGCCACCGAGACGCCCGCACTCGTCCCGCGCGGCTCCTTCGGCTTCGACCCCACCGTCAAGCCCTTCAGCCGCTCCGTCGACACCGCGCGCGAACTGCTCGCCCAAGCCGGCCACCCGCACGGCTTCTCCACCACGCTCACCGCCTCCAACGTCGACGCCAACGTCGCCGAGGCCCTGTCCGGCCTGCTGGCCCGGGCCGGAGTGGACGCCCGGGTCAACCTGATTGACCCCGGCACCTACTCCGCCCGGCTCACCTCCGACAACCGGGGAGCACTCGGCCCGATCTACCTCGCGGCCAGCACCGTGTGGACGATGGACGGCGCGAGCATCGTCCAGTCCAACGTGCGCAGCGACCGCCGCCAGAGCCGCTGGCACTCCGCGGAGGCCGACCGCCTCATCGACACCGAGGAACTCTCCGAGGACCCCGCGGAACGCGAAGCGGCCTTCTCCGACCTGCAACGGCTGATGCGCCGTGAGGCACCCTTCGTCTTCCTCTACCAGATCGACAACATCTTCGCCCGCAACGAGCGGCCCCACTGGACGCCGGGATCCGCGGGCGTCCTCGCCATGGAGAGCGCGGAGGTGTCCCGATGA
- a CDS encoding DUF6083 domain-containing protein has product MGDTHEPNLFPVPGPDGHRQRPAGTPCPWESVDRRQAARDGATGPEPPARPVCPHCGLPGERRLTYTGQHVLLEPLLTVPTHLVPGGHRWHVDPGGQAWNGGLDEPPPGTTCRVPHQLTCPGLTLDEIKPWRWLDTVREENARRAWRQADGADRPDALPDAG; this is encoded by the coding sequence ATGGGGGACACACACGAACCGAACCTGTTCCCGGTGCCCGGCCCCGACGGACACCGGCAGCGCCCCGCCGGCACGCCGTGCCCCTGGGAGAGCGTCGACCGGAGGCAGGCCGCCCGCGACGGTGCCACCGGGCCCGAGCCGCCGGCCCGTCCCGTCTGCCCGCACTGCGGTCTGCCCGGCGAACGCCGCCTCACCTACACCGGTCAGCACGTCCTGCTCGAACCCCTGCTCACCGTCCCCACCCACCTCGTTCCCGGCGGGCACCGCTGGCACGTCGACCCGGGCGGGCAGGCATGGAACGGCGGTCTGGACGAACCCCCGCCCGGCACCACCTGCCGCGTCCCCCACCAGCTCACCTGCCCCGGCCTCACCCTGGACGAGATCAAACCGTGGCGGTGGCTGGACACGGTGCGCGAGGAGAACGCCCGTCGGGCATGGCGGCAGGCGGACGGGGCGGACCGCCCGGACGCGCTGCCCGACGCGGGCTGA
- a CDS encoding sulfatase-like hydrolase/transferase: MLFLMTDQHRTDTLGAYGNPLAHTPALDELAATGTRFDRWYTPTAICTPARASLLTGQAPFRHKLLANHERNVGYLEDLAEDQFAFSRALREHGYNCGLFGKWHAGNRRTAADYGFDGPDLPGWHNPVDHPDYLAYLAERGLPPYEISDRVRGTLPNGGPGNLLAARLHQPVEATFEHYLATRAIERLERYAADAHDHDQPFFLALHFFGPHLPYILPDEYFDLVDPADVELPRSVSETFEGKPPVQRNYSAHWTFDTMPIETTRKLIAVYWGYVALIDRQIGRVMDAMERLGLVDDTAVFFTCDHGEFTGSHRLHDKGPAMYEDIYRTPGLLRVPGGPGGQVRDEFVSLLDCTATILELAGLDPKPAVDSRSLLPLVRGEEVEWDQDIVCEFHGHHFPYPQRMLREDRYKLVVNPDSVNELYDLHTDPDELQNVYAHPERAEVRGRMTRRLYDVLRERGDNFYHWMTSMYDVGEVGHDPTLSGLDESTYKA, translated from the coding sequence ATCCTCTTCCTCATGACCGACCAGCACCGCACGGACACGCTCGGCGCCTACGGCAACCCGCTGGCCCACACACCCGCGCTCGACGAACTGGCCGCCACGGGAACCCGCTTCGACCGCTGGTACACCCCCACCGCCATCTGCACTCCGGCCCGCGCCAGTCTCCTGACCGGCCAGGCACCCTTCCGGCACAAGCTCCTGGCCAACCACGAGCGCAACGTCGGCTACCTCGAGGACCTGGCCGAGGACCAGTTCGCCTTCTCCCGCGCCCTGCGCGAACACGGCTACAACTGCGGCCTGTTCGGCAAGTGGCACGCCGGAAACCGGCGCACGGCGGCCGACTACGGCTTCGACGGGCCCGACCTGCCCGGCTGGCACAACCCCGTGGACCACCCGGACTACCTCGCCTACCTCGCCGAACGTGGACTGCCCCCGTACGAGATCAGCGACCGCGTCCGCGGCACCCTGCCCAACGGCGGCCCCGGCAACCTGCTGGCCGCCCGGCTGCACCAGCCGGTCGAGGCCACCTTCGAGCACTACCTGGCCACCCGCGCCATCGAGCGGCTGGAGCGGTACGCCGCCGACGCCCACGACCACGACCAGCCCTTCTTCCTGGCCCTGCACTTCTTCGGACCCCACCTGCCGTACATCCTCCCGGACGAGTACTTCGACCTGGTCGACCCGGCGGACGTGGAACTGCCGCGGTCGGTGTCCGAGACCTTCGAGGGCAAACCCCCCGTCCAGCGCAACTACAGCGCGCACTGGACCTTCGACACCATGCCCATCGAGACGACCCGCAAGCTCATCGCGGTCTACTGGGGCTACGTGGCCCTCATCGACCGGCAGATCGGCCGGGTCATGGACGCCATGGAGCGGCTCGGCCTCGTGGACGACACCGCGGTGTTCTTCACCTGCGACCACGGGGAGTTCACCGGCTCGCACCGGCTGCACGACAAGGGCCCCGCCATGTACGAGGACATCTACCGCACCCCCGGCCTGCTCCGGGTCCCCGGCGGGCCCGGCGGCCAGGTGCGCGACGAGTTCGTCAGCCTCCTCGACTGCACCGCCACCATCCTCGAACTGGCGGGCCTCGACCCGAAACCCGCCGTCGACTCGCGCAGCCTGCTGCCCCTGGTGCGGGGCGAGGAGGTGGAGTGGGACCAGGACATCGTCTGCGAGTTCCACGGCCACCACTTCCCCTACCCGCAGCGCATGCTGCGCGAGGACCGGTACAAACTCGTCGTCAACCCCGACTCCGTCAACGAGCTGTACGACCTGCACACCGACCCGGACGAACTCCAGAACGTCTACGCCCATCCCGAGCGGGCGGAGGTCCGCGGCCGCATGACGCGCCGGCTGTACGACGTACTGCGCGAGCGCGGCGACAACTTCTACCACTGGATGACGTCGATGTACGACGTCGGCGAGGTGGGTCACGACCCGACCCTGAGCGGGCTCGACGAGTCCACGTACAAGGCGTAG
- a CDS encoding aliphatic sulfonate ABC transporter substrate-binding protein: MALLAACGGGSSSGGSSDKVRFGYINDFNGASLIAIAEAKGLWKKHGLSADAKVFTNGPLQIQALGTDNLDFGYIGPGAMWLPASGQAKVVAVNTLGNSDRVLAQPGITSMQQLKGKTVAVPEGTSGDMILSLALEKAGMTKDDLKVVPMDPSTIVSAFSSKQVDGAGFWYPAAATIKKQIPDLVELAKNADFEKEVSFPTAFVAGNKVVKEQPEKTKKVLAVLREAMAFRAEHTDEAIELTADKLKIPVEQVEADAANNKVLGVEELDRLTRDGTVVTWLKGMNDYFVDAGKLKKPVDPKTYYTGDLFTGAGK; this comes from the coding sequence ATGGCGCTGCTCGCCGCGTGCGGCGGCGGATCGTCCTCCGGCGGGTCGTCCGACAAGGTCCGCTTCGGCTACATCAACGACTTCAACGGCGCCAGCCTGATCGCCATCGCCGAGGCCAAGGGCCTCTGGAAGAAGCACGGGCTGTCGGCGGACGCCAAGGTCTTCACCAACGGACCGCTCCAGATCCAGGCCCTGGGCACGGACAACCTCGACTTCGGCTACATAGGCCCCGGCGCCATGTGGCTCCCCGCCTCCGGCCAGGCCAAGGTCGTCGCCGTCAACACCCTCGGCAACTCCGACCGCGTCCTCGCCCAGCCGGGCATCACCTCGATGCAGCAGCTCAAGGGCAAGACCGTCGCCGTGCCCGAGGGCACCTCCGGCGACATGATCCTCTCCCTCGCCCTGGAGAAGGCCGGGATGACCAAGGACGACCTGAAGGTCGTCCCCATGGATCCCTCCACCATCGTCTCCGCCTTCTCCTCCAAGCAGGTCGACGGAGCGGGCTTCTGGTACCCGGCCGCGGCGACCATCAAGAAGCAGATCCCCGACCTGGTCGAGCTGGCCAAGAACGCCGACTTCGAGAAGGAGGTCTCCTTCCCCACCGCCTTCGTCGCGGGCAACAAGGTGGTGAAGGAGCAGCCGGAGAAGACCAAGAAGGTCCTCGCCGTACTGCGCGAGGCCATGGCCTTCCGCGCCGAGCACACCGACGAGGCGATCGAACTCACCGCCGACAAGCTGAAGATCCCCGTCGAGCAGGTCGAGGCGGACGCCGCGAACAACAAGGTGCTCGGCGTCGAGGAACTCGACAGGCTGACCCGGGACGGCACCGTCGTCACCTGGCTGAAGGGCATGAACGACTACTTCGTCGACGCCGGCAAACTGAAGAAGCCCGTCGACCCGAAGACCTACTACACCGGTGACCTCTTCACGGGAGCGGGCAAGTGA
- a CDS encoding nucleotide triphosphate diphosphatase NUDT15, with the protein MNASAPGAERPERARPAAQSLTGVGLAVLDPQGRVLLGLGHDGRWELPGGKVDAGEDFETAAARELAEETGLAAAPADVRVLAVLVDGVGGLARVTAAAVTERAAGAPRVTEPDKIERWQWFSREAVPSALFPPSASVLDCLWPGAERRGAAEVRHYAVAGPVVNGSTGRDGHAASR; encoded by the coding sequence ATGAACGCTTCCGCACCGGGCGCCGAGCGCCCCGAACGCGCCCGCCCCGCCGCCCAGAGCCTCACCGGCGTCGGCCTCGCCGTCCTGGACCCCCAGGGGCGGGTGCTGCTGGGGCTCGGTCACGACGGGCGCTGGGAGCTGCCCGGCGGCAAGGTCGACGCGGGCGAGGACTTCGAGACGGCCGCCGCCCGCGAGCTGGCGGAGGAGACCGGGCTCGCGGCGGCCCCCGCGGACGTGCGGGTGCTGGCGGTACTCGTCGACGGCGTGGGCGGGCTGGCCCGGGTGACCGCCGCGGCCGTCACCGAGCGGGCGGCCGGTGCGCCCCGGGTCACCGAGCCCGACAAGATCGAGCGCTGGCAGTGGTTCTCCCGCGAGGCCGTCCCGTCGGCTCTCTTCCCGCCGTCCGCCTCGGTCCTGGACTGCCTGTGGCCCGGGGCGGAGCGGCGGGGCGCCGCGGAAGTCCGGCACTACGCGGTGGCCGGGCCCGTCGTGAACGGCAGCACGGGCCGGGACGGGCACGCCGCGTCGCGGTAG